From the Daucus carota subsp. sativus chromosome 8, DH1 v3.0, whole genome shotgun sequence genome, one window contains:
- the LOC108199266 gene encoding clathrin heavy chain 1: MAAANAPITMKETLTLPSIGINQQFITFTNVTMESEKYICVRETSPQNSVVIVDMSMPMQPLRRPITADSALMNPDSRILALKASVTGTTQDHLQIFNIELKAKIKSYQMPEQVSFWKWITPKLLGLVTQASVYHWSIEGESEPVRMFDRTANLANTQIINYRCDPSEKWLVLIGIAPGSPEKPQLVKGNMQLFSVDQQRSQALEAHAASFASFKVPGNDNPSILISFATKSINAGQVISKLHVIELGAQPGKAAFAKKQSDLFFPPEFSDDFPVAMQISHKYGLIYVITKLGLLFVYDLETATAVYRNRISPDPIFLTSEASSVGGFYAINRRGQVLLATVNESTIVPFVSGQLNNLELAVSLAKRGNLPGAENLVVQRFQELFAQTKYKEAAELAAESPQGILRTPDTVAKFQSVPVQTGQTPPLLQYFGTLLTKGKLNSFESLELSRLVVNQNKKNLLENWLAEDKLECTEELGDLVKTVDNDLALKIYIKARATPKVVAAFAERREFDKILIYSKQVGYTPDYLFLLQTILRSDPQGAVNFALMMAQMEGGCPVDYNTITDLFLQRNLIREATAFLLDVLKPNLPEHAFLQTKVLEINLVTFPNVADAILANGMFSHYDRPRIAQLCEKAGLYVRALQHYAELPDIKRVIVNTHAIEPQSLVEFFGTLSREWALECMKDLLLVNLRGNLQIIVQVAKEYSEQLGVDSCIKIFEQFKSYEGLYFFLGSYLSSSEDPDIHFKYIEAAAKTGQIKEVERVTRESNFYDAEKTKNFLMEAKLPDARPLINVCDRFGFVPDLTHYLYTSNMLRYIEGYVQKVNPGNAPLVVGQLLDDECPEDFIKGLILSVRSLLPVEPLVDECEKRNRLRLLTQFLEHLVSEGSQDVHVHNALGKIIIDSNNNPEHFLTTNPYYDSRVVGKYCEKRDPTLAVVAYRRGQCDDELINCTNKNSLFKLQARYVVERMDGDLWDKVLVPENEYRRQLIDQVVSTALPESKDPDQVSAAVKAFMTADLPHELIELLEKIVLQNSAFSGNFNLQNLLILTAIKADASRVMDYVNRLDNFDGPAVGEVAVDAELYEEAFAIFKKFNLNVQAVNVLLDNVQDIARAVEFAFRVEEEAVWSQVARAQLREGLVSDAIESFIRADDATQFLDVIHAAEGGDVYHDLVKYLLMVRQKTKEPRVDSELIYAYAKIDRLSDIEEFILMPNVANLHNVGDRLYDEALYEAAKIIYAFISNWAKLAVTLVKLKQFQGAVDAARKANSAKTWKEVCFACVDAEEFRLAQICGLNIIVQVDDLEEVSEYYQNRGCFNELISLMESGLGLERAHMGIFTELGVLYARYRYEKLMEHIKLFSTRLNIPKLIRACDEQQHWKELVYLYIQYDEFDNAATTVMNHSPDAWDHMQFKDIVVKVANVELYYKAVHFYLQEHPDLINDVLHVLALRVDHSRVVDIMRKAGYLHLVKPYMVSVQSNDVYAVNEALNEIYVEEEDYDKLRESIDLHDNFDQIGLAQKIEKHELLEMRRVAAYIYKKAGRWKQSIALSKVDNLYKDAMETASQSGDRELAEDLLVYFLEQGKKECFASCLFVCYDLIRADVALELAWMNNMIDFAFPYLLQFIREYTNKVDELIKDKIEAAKEMKAKESEENDVIKQQNMYAQLLPLALPAPPSMGGAGMSVPGMGGYGPSQPPSMGGMGMPAMPPFGMPPMSY, from the exons ATGGCGGCCGCAAACGCTCCGATCACTATGAAGGAAACCCTAACT TTGCCAAGCATAGGGATTAATCAACAATTTATCACGTTTACTAATGTTACTATGGAGTCAGAGAAGTATATATGTGTTCGTGAGACATCTCCTCAAAACAGTGTTGTGATAGTTGATATGAGCATGCCAATGCAGCCTTTGAGGAGGCCTATTACTGCAGATTCTGCTCTAATGAATCCGGATTCCAGGATTTTAGCTCTCAAAG CTTCCGTTACTGGAACGACTCAGGACCACttgcaaatatttaatattgagCTGAAAGCAAAAATAAAGTCATATCAAATGCCTGAGCAG GTTTCATTTTGGAAGTGGATTACCCCAAAGTTGTTGGGTTTAGTAACTCAAGCATCTGTATACCATTGGTCAATTGAAG GTGAATCTGAACCTGTTAGGATGTTTGATAGGACCGCTAATTTAGCAAACACTCAGATAATCAATTATAGATGCGATCCTTCAGAGAAGTGGTTGGTTCTGATTGGAATTGCTCCTGGCTCACCAGAG AAACCCCAACTGGTCAAGGGAAACATGCAGCTCTTTTCCGTGGATCAGCAACGTAGTCAAGCTCTTGAAGCGCATGCCGCTTCATTTGCCTCGTTCAAA GTTCCCGGTAATGATAATCCATCAATTCTTATATCTTTTGCAACAAAAAGTATCAATGCGGGACAGGTGATATCAAAGTTACATGTCATTGAACTTGGTGCACAGCCAG ggAAAGCAGCTTTTGCAAAGAAACAATCAGATCTTTTCTTTCCTCCTGAATTTTCTGATGACTTTCCAGTGGCCATGCAG ATATCCCATAAATACGGCTTGATCTATGTGATCACAAAGCTTGGACTTCTGTTCGTTTATGATCTTGAAACAGCTACAGCTGTCTATAGAAACAGGATTAGTCCAGATCCAATATTTTTAACGTCAGAAGCATCATCAGTTGGGGGTTTCTATGCCATCAACCGAAGAGGTCAAGTGTTGCTAGCCACTGTAAATGAATCAACTATTGTGCCTTTTGTTAGTGGTCAG TTGAACAATCTTGAGCTAGCTGTCAGTCTTGCCAAAAGAGGGAACTTACCTGGTGCAGAGAACTTG GTTGTTCAGCGTTTCCAAGAGCTGTTTGCTCAAACTAAATATAAAGAGGCTGCCGAGCTTGCTGCGGAATCTCCTCAGGGCATACTTCGTACTCCTGACACAGTTGCCAAATTTCAG AGTGTTCCTGTTCAAACTGGACAAACACCACCGCTTTTGCAATATTTTGGAACTCTTTTAACCAAGGGAAAACTGAATTCCTTTGAGTCATTAGAATTATCCCGGTTAGTCGTGAACCAGAACAAGAAGAACCTATTGGAGAATTGGTTGGCTGAAGACAAACTGGAATGTACCGAGGAACTTGGAGACCTTGTGAAG ACTGTTGACAATGATCTCGCTCTAAAGATATACATCAAAGCTAGAGCAACTCCAAAAGTTGTAGCAGCTTTTGCGGAGCGAAGAGAATTTGACAAAATCTTGATATATTCGAAGCAG GTCGGGTATACCCCTGATTATCTGTTTCTTCTCCAAACAATCCTTCGATCAGATCCTCAG GGGGCTGTTAATTTTGCGCTCATGATGGCTCAAATGGAAGGAGGCTGTCCAGTTGATTACAACACTATAACTGACCTATTTCTCCAG AGGAACTTAATACGAGAGGCCACAGCATTTCTGTTGGACGTTCTTAAGCCCAATTTACCGGAACATGCTTTCCTGCAAACTAag gtTTTGGAAATAAATCTTGTAACTTTCCCCAATGTTGCGGATGCTATTCTAGCAAATGGAATGTTTAGTCATTATGACCGTCCTCGTATTGCTCAACTATGTGAAAAAGCCGGTCTTTATGTCCGAGCTCTTCAG CACTATGCAGAGCTGCCTGACATCAAGCGCGTCATTGTAAACACTCATGCAATCGAGCCACAG TCTCTTGTGGAATTCTTTGGAACTCTATCCAGGGAATGGGCTTTGGAGTGCATGAAGGACCTGTTACTTGTTAACCTAAGAGGCAACCTTCAAATTATAGTCCAG GTTGCCAAAGAATATTCCGAGCAGTTGGGAGTTGATTCATGCATAAAAATCTTTGAGCAATTTAAGTCATACGAAGGATTGTATTTCTTCCTTGGATCATATTTGAGTTCCAG CGAGGACCCTGACATTCACTTTAAGTATATAGAGGCAGCTGCGAAAACTGGACAGATCAAGGAGGTGGAGCGTGTGACTAGGGAATCAAATTTCTATGATGCTGAAAAGACCAAGAACTTTCTAatggaagccaagcttccagaTGCACGACCACTAATAAATGTTTGCGACCGATTTGGTTTTGTTCCAGATCTTACTCACTACCTGTATACCAGCAATATGCTTAGATATATTGAGGGGTATGTGCAAAAG GTCAACCCTGGTAATGCTCCTTTAGTTGTTGGGCAGCTGCTAGATGATGAGTGCCCTGAGGATTTTATTAAGGGTCTTATCTTATCTGTCCGTTCTCTACTTCCTGTTGAGCCCCTGGTGGATGAGTGCGAGAAAAG GAATCGGCTGCGGTTGCTTACTCAGTTCTTGGAGCATCTTGTGAGTGAAGGGAGTCAAGATGTACATGTGCACAATGCTTTGGGAAAGATCATAATTGATAGCAACAACAATCCTGAACACTTCCTTACTACCAATCCGTATTATGATTCACGCGTTGTTGGTAAATATTGTGAGAAGCGTGATCCCACTCTTGCCGTGGTTGCGTACCGCAGAGGGCAATGTGATGATGAGCTGATTAATTGTACCAACAAGAACTCTTTATTTAAGCTTCAGGCCAG GTATGTAGTTGAAAGGATGGATGGTGATCTCTGGGATAAAGTTCTTGTTCCTGAAAATGAATACAGGCGACAACTTATTgatcaagttgtttccactgcCTTGCCTGAAAGCAAGGACCCTGATCAAGTTTCTGCAGCTGTTAAAGCTTTCATGACTGCTGATCTTCCTCATGAATTAATTGAGCTTCTGGAAAAGATTGTGCTCCAGAACTCTGCATTCAGTGGGAACTTTAATCTGCAAAACCTGCTTATACTAACGGCAATCAAGGCTGATGCATCTAGAGTAATGGATTACGTTAATAGACTAGATAACTTTGATGGACCTGCAGTTGGTGAGGTGGCAGTGGACGCTGAACTATATGAAGAGGCTTTTGCAATATTTAAAAAGTTCAACCTCAATGTCCAGGCTGTTAATGTTTTACTGGATAATGTCCAAGACATTGCTCGGGCTGTGGAGTTTGCATTCCGTGTTGAGGAAGAAGCTGTTTGGAGCCAGGTGGCTAGAGCTCAACTTAGAGAGGGATTAGTAAGTGATGCCATTGAATCATTTATTCGTGCTGATGATGCGACTCAGTTTTTGGATGTTATTCATGCTGCTGAGGGCGGTGATGTATATCATGACTTGGTTAAATACCTTCTAATGGTTAGGCAGAAGACAAAGGAGCCTAGGGTAGACAGTGAACTCATTTACGCGTATGCCAAAATTGATAGGCTCAGTGATATTGAAGAATTCATTCTCATGCCCAATGTTGCTAATCTGCATAATGTTGGTGATCGCTTGTATGATGAAGCGTTATACGAGGCAGCAAAGATAATTTATGCTTTTATTTCTAATTGGGCAAAATTAGCTGTGACCCTTGTTAAGCTGAAACAGTTTCAAGGCGCTGTTGATGCTGCTAGAAAAGCAAATAGTGCGAAGACATGGAAAGAGGTCTGTTTTGCCTGCGTTGATGCTGAAGAGTTCCGCCTGGCGCAGATTTGTGGACTCAACATTATTGTACAG GTGGATGACCTGGAGGAAGTTAGTGAATATTATCAGAACAGAGGATGCTTCAATGAGCTAATTTCTCTTATGGAGAGTGGTTTAGGTTTGGAAAGGGCACATATGGGGATCTTTACAGAGTTGGGGGTTCTTTACGCTCGATATCGTTATGAGAAGCTTATGGAGCATATTAAACTCTTTTCGACCCGTCTGAATATCCCCAAGCTAATTCGTGCATGTGATGAACAGCAGCACTGGAAGGAACTAGTCTATCTGTACATTCAGTATGATGAGTTTGACAATGCTGCTACAACCGTCATGAATCATTCTCCAGATGCTTGGGATCACATGCAATTCAAAGACATTGTTGTCAAAGTAGCAAATGTGGAACTCTATTACAAGGCTGTGCACTTCTACTTGCAAGAGCATCCTGATCTAATTAATGATGTTCTCCATGTTCTTGCACTTAGAGTGGACCATAGTCGTGTCGTTGATATAATGAGGAAG GCCGGTTACCTGCATCTGGTGAAGCCGTACATGGTTTCAGTTCAGAGCAATGATGTATATGCTGTTAACGAGGCTCTGAATGAGATCTATGTTGAGGAAGAAGATTATGATAAGTTGCGTGAATCAATCGATTTACACGATAACTTTGACCAGATAGGCCTTGCACAGAAG ATTGAGAAACACGAGCTTCTTGAAATGAGACGTGTTGCTGCGTATATTTACAAAAAGGCTGGTAGATGGAAGCAATCAATTGCACTGTCTAAAGTTGATAATCTTTACAAGGATGCCATGGAGACTGCTTCACAATCTGGGGATCGTGAGCTTGCCGAGGATTTGCTTGTTTATTTCTTGGAGCAG GGAAAGAAGGAATGCTTTGCATCGTGCCTCTTCGTTTGTTATGATTTGATACGGGCAGATGTTGCTCTTGAGCTCGCATGGATGAACAATATGATCGACTTTGCCTTTCCGTATCTGTTGCAG TTCATTCGTGAGTATACAAACAAAGTTGATGAGTTGATTAAGGACAAGATAGAAGCAGCAAAGGAGATGAAAGCTAAAGAAAGTGAAGAGAATGATGTAATTAAACAGCAG AACATGTATGCTCAGCTGTTGCCTCTTGCTTTACCTGCCCCGCCAAGTATGGGAGGAGCTGGGATGAGTGTGCCGGGTATGGGAGGCTATGGTCCCTCGCAGCCACCATCTATGGGTGGAATGGGAATGCCAGCAATGCCCCCCTTTGGCATGCCGCCAATGAGCTACTAA
- the LOC135148313 gene encoding uncharacterized protein LOC135148313: protein MHLYYRSEELVKTSRSVLVIEYGGAGGGGDSGGGGGGHGGGGVMDEAEVGLRWRRQRSRWRYGRDEGGGESYSTTNSLILISLNSTTNITKFYISISTFVIPPPSQPRLYHTSTSAISTPPPPPCHRPSISTTPTISTIVIITTKIYNKYKSGDFH from the exons ATGCACCTATATTACAGATCTGAA GAATTGGTGAAAacctccagatctgttcttgttATTGAATATGGTGGTGCTGGCGGTGGTGGAGATAGTGGAGGTGGAGGAGGTGGACATGGAGGGGGAGGGGTCATGGATGAGGCAGAGGTGGGGTTGAGATGGCGGAGGCAGAGATCGAGGTGGAGGTATGGCAGAGATGAGGGTGGTGGAG aatCTTATTCTACTACAAACTCTCTTATtctaatatcactaaattctacgacgaatatcactaaattctacatctccatctccacctttgTCATACCTCCACCATCTCAACCCCGCCTCTACCATACCTCCACCTCCGCCATCTCAACTCCCCCGCCCCCTCCATGTCACCGCCCTTCCATATCCACCACCCCCACCATCTCCACCATCGTCATCATCACCACCAAAATCTACAACAAGTACAAATCTGGAGATTTTCACTAA
- the LOC108198812 gene encoding probable pectinesterase/pectinesterase inhibitor 25: MAQVKNIIAFILVLSIFIIMHEKAESTPQPPSIACKSSLYPRLCRSLLSAFRFSPTNPSSYGKFSVKQSLKQAQRLTKTIHRYLKKSKTKITLEETNALRDCEQLFDLTEGYLEMITLELKTAPAMTDGLIGKIETLLSGVVTNQDTCYDGLVESGSSLAALLKVPLSNATVLYSVSLGLVTHAIARDRKRGPRKGKVFGRDALPAIFSSSKLNKALHDYARGAQKAERNLADDDDRDNSGGIAVNNVVIVSQHGGSNFTSIGQAIEFAPLNSKVEDGYFIIYAMEGIYEEYITIPKHKKNIMLLGVGINRTVITGNHSYVDGWSTFNSATFIVSGERFVAIDVTFKNTAGPEKHQAVAVRNNADLSTFYRCSFEGYQDTLYVHSLRQFYRECDIYGTVDFIFGNSASVFQNCNIYVRKPMANQKTAITAQGRTDPNQKTGISIHNCTIQAAPDLALDVNGTTKNYLGRPWKQYSRTVFMQSFIGDLITPNGWLEWNGTVGLDTLYYGEYRNYGPGANTSSRVQWPGYGQLNASQAWNFTVFNLTLGDTWLPYTTIPFVEGLLSDDN, from the exons ATGGCTCAAGTAAAAAACATAATAGCTTTCATCTTAGTTCTTTCTATATTCATAATCATGCATGAGAAAGCCGAATCAACACCCCAACCACCCTCCATTGCTTGTAAATCAAGTCTCTACCCTAGACTCTGCCGCTCACTCCTCTCCGCGTTTCGCTTCTCCCCCACCAACCCTTCCAGCTACGGCAAATTCTCCGTCAAACAAAGCCTCAAACAAGCTCAAAGACTCACCAAAACCATCCACCGCTACTTGAaaaaatccaaaacaaaaaTTACCCTAGAAGAAACAAACGCCCTACGAGATTGCGAACAGCTCTTTGACCTAACCGAGGGATACTTGGAAATGATCACCCTAGAGCTGAAGACGGCCCCGGCCATGACCGACGGACTCATCGGAAAGATCGAGACGTTGTTGAGCGGCGTGGTGACGAATCAGGACACTTGCTACGATGGTCTTGTGGAGAGTGGTAGTAGCTTGGCTGCCCTGTTAAAAGTTCCGCTCTCTAATGCAACTGTTTTGTATAGTGTTTCATTAGGTTTGGTGACGCATGCTATTGCGCGTGATCGGAAGCGTGGCCCTAGAAAGGGTAAGGTTTTCGGAAGAGATGCTCTCCCGGCGATCTTTAGTTCGTCCAAGTTGAACAAG GCTTTACATGACTATGCAAGAGGAGCTCAAAAGGCCGAAAGAAACCTCGCCGACGATGACGACAGAGATAACAGCGGCGGCATTGCGGTTAACAACGTGGTGATAGTAAGCCAGCATGGAGGCAGCAACTTCACGAGCATCGGCCAAGCGATCGAGTTCGCACCTCTTAACTCTAAAGTCGAAGATGGCTACTTCATTATCTATGCAATGGAAGGAATTTACGAAGAATATATCACCATTCCTAAgcataagaaaaatataatgttaCTCGGGGTCGGAATTAACCGCACCGTCATCACCGGAAACCATAGCTATGTTGATGGTTGGTCTACCTTCAATTCCGCCACCTTCA tTGTCTCCGGGGAACGATTTGTCGCGATAGACgtaacattcaagaacacaGCAGGACCTGAGAAGCACCAAGCAGTAGCGGTGAGGAACAACGCCGACCTTTCCACATTTTATCGGTGTAGTTTCGAAGGTTATCAAGACACACTATACGTGCATTCCCTCAGACAATTCTACCGTGAATGCGACATTTACGGGACCGTAGATTTCATATTCGGCAACTCAGCTTCCGTATTCCAAAACTGCAACATATACGTCCGCAAACCAATGGCTAACCAAAAGACCGCCATCACGGCTCAAGGCCGAACTGACCCGAATCAGAAGACAGGCATTTCAATCCACAATTGCACCATCCAAGCTGCTCCGGACTTGGCATTAGACGTAAATGGCACGACCAAGAATTATCTTGGTCGGCCCTGGAAACAATATTCCAGAACCGTGTTCATGCAATCGTTTATCGGGGACCTGATCACTCCCAACGGATGGTTGGAGTGGAATGGCACGGTGGGATTGGACACATTGTATTACGGCGAGTATCGGAATTATGGACCGGGAGCTAACACTAGTAGCAGAGTTCAGTGGCCTGGTTATGGACAATTGAATGCTAGTCAAGCCTGGAATTTCACTGTATTTAATCTCACCCTGGGGGATACTTGGTTGCCTTATACTACTATTCCATTTGTGGAAGGATTGTTGAGCGATGACAATTAG